Proteins found in one Lycium ferocissimum isolate CSIRO_LF1 chromosome 6, AGI_CSIRO_Lferr_CH_V1, whole genome shotgun sequence genomic segment:
- the LOC132061635 gene encoding protein PELPK2-like: MVGIVGIVGSEGILGRGILAGIGGRVIFGIEGNVGKDGNGELAVGSVGKDAALGNGGNVAADGLLSLSSIAITHAARSLLQLPNLPTIPSLPQPTMPQLPTIPNLPTAATLPPLPSAASLPTLPTANSPLPSLPTLPSVPKMTLPPMPANIPLPNMPSLPTIPTIPNMPTLSPPPSN; encoded by the exons ATGGTTGGAATTGTGGGAATTGTTGGAAGTGAAGGCATTTTGGGCAGAGGAATATTGGCAGGCATTGGTGGCAGAGTCATCTTTGGTATAGAAGGCAATGTAGGCAAAGATGGCAATGGCGAATTAGCGGTTGGAAGTGTTGGCAAAGATGCTGCACTTGGCAATGGTGGCAATGTTGCTGCTGATG GATTATTGTCCTTATCAAGCATCGCTATAACCCATGCTGCTCGTAGCCTACTACAACTTCCTAACTTGCCAACAATCCCGTCATTGCCTCAACCAACAATGCCACAGTTGCCTACTATTCCCAACTTACCAACAGCAGCCACATTGCCACCATTGCCAAGTGCTGCTTCTTTGCCAACACTCCCAACAGCTAATTCACCATTGCCATCTTTGCCTACATTGCCCTCTGTTCCGAAAATGACTTTGCCACCAATGCCCGCCAATATTCCTCTTCCTAACATGCCATCACTTCCAACTATTCCCACAATTCCAAACATGCCTACACTATCACCACCTCCATCCAACTAA
- the LOC132061634 gene encoding protein PELPK2-like, with protein MAASNNCSILFVIIALLSLSSISTSHAARSLLQLPNLPTIPSMPQPTMPQLPNIPNLPTAMPPLPSGASLPTLPSVPKMTLPPMPAIPNMPSLPSIPTIPTLSPPPSN; from the coding sequence ATGGCTGCTTCCAACAATTGCTCAATCCTCTTCGTGATCATAGCATTATTGTCCTTATCAAGCATATCGACAAGTCATGCTGCTCGTAGCCTACTGCAACTTCCTAACTTGCCTACGATCCCATCAATGCCTCAGCCAACAATGCCACAATTGCCAAATATTCCCAACTTGCCTACAGCAATGCCACCATTGCCAAGTGGTGCATCTTTGCCTACATTGCCCTCTGTACCCAAAATGACTCTGCCACCAATGCCTGCCATTCCCAACATGCCCTCACTTCCAAGTATTCCCACAATTCCTACACTTTCACCTCCTCCATCCAACTAA